Proteins encoded in a region of the Raphanus sativus cultivar WK10039 chromosome 8, ASM80110v3, whole genome shotgun sequence genome:
- the LOC108813157 gene encoding RNA cytidine acetyltransferase 1, whose protein sequence is MRKKVDERIRTLIENGVKLRHRSMFVIVGDKSRDQIVNLHHILSKSMVKSNTSVLWCYKNRLDISSHNKKRSKQLKKMKERGQLDPEKLDAFSLFLDVGEVTHCMYKDSERVLGNTFGMCILQDFEALTPNLLARTIETVEGGGLVVLLLQSLASLTSLCTMVMDVHDRFRTESHSETSGRFNERFLLSLASCKACVVMDDELNILPLSSHIRSITKVPAKEDPEGLSEAEQDLKSLKDALSDDFPVGPLIQKCCTLDQGKAVVTFFDAILDKTLRSIVALIASRGRGKSAALGLAVAGAVAAGYSNIYVTAPSPDNLKTFFEFVCKGFDALEYKEHLEYDVVRSVNPDFKKAIVRINIFKQHRQTIQYIQPHEHEKLSQVELLVIDEAAAIPLPVVKSLLGPYLVFLSSTVSGYEGTGRSLSLKLLQQLEEQSRAPATGVEGSLSGCLFKKIELTESIRYASGDPIESWLNGLLCLDVANCLPSPSCHPLPSQCDLYYVNRDTLFSYHKDSELFLQRMMALCVSSHYKNSPNDLQLLADAPAHHLFVLLGPVDESKNQLPDILCVVQVCLEGQISEKSAIRSLRDGHSPHGDQIPWKFCEQFRDLVFPTLSGARIVRIAVHPNAMKMGYGSAAVELLTRYFEGQLASISEGDDELDVEASPVKVTEAAKKASLLEEQIKPRANLPPLLVPLRDRRPERLHYLGVSFGLTLDLFRFWRKHKFAPFYISQIQSSVTGEHTCMLLKPLNNDEFEISESDELGFFAPFYKDFRIRFSKLLSDKFKKMDYKLAMSVLNPKINFTEVDSSVSSENGYLKKLDRVFSPYDMERLRAYTDNLVDFNLVYDLCKTLAHHYFQEKLPVTLSYVQASVLLCLGLQESDFSTIERQMQLERGQIHSLLLKVGKKLYKYLNGIAASEIEATFPRLKERVLEPHNVSVDEDLKEGAKQVEEQMRAKIELDPELLEQFAIGDKEAEALEKSKISSSGIISIETSKSSEYKAKKPSGSTDKSAKKRGNDYKHSSKSYKKRRA, encoded by the exons ATGAGGAAGAAGGTAGACGAGCGTATCAGGACTCTGATTGAAAACGGTGTTAAACTTAGACATCGTTCCATGTTTGTCATCGTCGGTGACAAGTCTCGTGACCAG ATTGTTAATCTTCATCACATTTTGTCAAAATCGATGGTGAAGTCTAACACAAGTGTGCTATGGTGCTACAAGAACAGACTCGACATTAGCAG tCACAATAAAAAACGTTCAAAGcagctgaagaagatgaaggagagAGGACAATTAGATCCTGAAAAGCTTGACGCTTTCTCTCTTTTCCTTGATGTTGGGGAAGTAACACATTGCATGTACAAAGATTCTGAAAGAGTCCTCGGGAATACTTTTGGCATGTGCATCCTACAG GATTTTGAAGCTTTAACCCCAAATCTACTAGCAAGAACCATTGAGACGGTGGAAGGGGGTGGGCTGGTTGTATTACTATTGCAATCTCTTGCTTCACTTACTAGTCTATGCACCATGGTTATG GATGTGCATGATAGATTTCGAACTGAGTCACACTCTGAAACTTCCGGGCGTTTCAACGAGCGTTTTCTGTTATCTCTAGCGTCCTGCAAAGCATGCGTTGTCATGGATGACGAGCTGAATATACTGCCGCTTTCGTCTCATATCAGATCTATCACAAAAGTTCCAGCAAAGGAG GATCCGGAGGGACTTTCTGAGGCAGAACAAGATCTAAAGAGTTTGAAAGATGCACTAAGTGATGATTTTCCTGTTGGTCCTTTGATCCAGAAGTGTTGTACATTGGATCAG ggTAAAGCTGTTGTCACATTTTTCGATGCAATACTGGATAAGACTCTACGGAGCATAGTTGCTCTGATTGCTAGTCGAGGTCGTGGAAAATCTGCCGCACTTGGTTTAGCTGTTGCCGGGGCTGTTGCTGCTGG GTATTCTAATATCTACGTAACAGCACCAAGCCCAGATAACTTGAAAACATTCTTCGAGTTTGTTTGCAAAGGTTTCGATGCTCTTGAATACAAG GAACATCTTGAGTATGATGTTGTGAGAAGTGTGAATCCTGACTTCAAGAAAGCAATCGTACGGATAAACATCTTTAAGCAGCACAGGCAAACGATCCAG TATATACAACCGCATGAACACGAGAAGCTCTCACAAGTTGAGCTGTTGGTTATTGATGAAGCAGCTGCGATTCCTTTGCCAGTTGTGAAGTCGCTACTTGGACCTTACCTAGTTTTCTTATCATCCACTGTCAGTGG GTATGAAGGTACTGGTAGGTCTTTGTCTCTGAAACTCCTCCAACAGCTAGAAGAACAAAGCCGAGCCCCTGCTACTGGTGTTGAAGGCTCCCTTTCTG GTTGCCTTTTCAAGAAGATAGAACTTACTGAGTCAATTAGATACGCTTCTGGAGATCCAATTGAATCCTGGCTCAATGGTCTACTATGCCTTGATGTTGCTAATTGTCTCCCCAGTCCTTCATG CCATCCTCTGCCAAGTCAGTGTGATCTCTACTATGTCAACCGAGACACGCTGTTTTCTTATCACAAAGACAGTGAGTTGTTTCTACAG CGAATGATGGCACTTTGTGTCTCTTCTCACTACAAGAATTCTCCTAATGATCTTCAACTGCTGGCGGATGCTCCTGCTCATCATTTGTTTGTGCTTCTCG GTCCTGTTGATGAGTCCAAAAACCAGCTTCCTGATATACTCTGTGTTGTTCAG GTCTGTCTTGAAGGACAGATATCTGAGAAATCAGCTATCAGAAGTTTGAGAGATGGTCATTCACCACATGGAGATCAGATACCATGGAAGTTCTGTGAACAGTTCAGGGACCTTGTCTTCCCAACTCTTTCTGGTGCTCGTATTGTACGCATAGCAGTCCACCCCAACGCCATGAAG ATGGGATATGGATCTGCTGCGGTTGAACTATTGACCAG ATATTTTGAGGGGCAGCTAGCTTCAATATCAGAAGGCGATGATGAACTCGACGTGGAGGCTTCACCAGTTAAAGTTACCGAAGCTGCTAAGAAG GCTTCTTTGCTTGAGGAACAAATAAAACCTCGCGCCAATCTTCCACCGTTGCTGGTCCCTCTTCGTGATCGACGACCAGAGAGACTCCACTACCTAGGTGTCTCTTTTGGTCTTACTTTGGATCTTTTCCGTTTCTGGAGGAAACACAAGTTTGCTCCATTCTATATCAGTCAGATACAA AGTTCTGTGACCGGTGAGCACACATGCATGCTTCTGAAACCATTAAACAACGATGAGTTCGAAATTAGCGAGTCTGATGAACTGGGCTTCTTTGCTCCCTTCTATAAAG ATTTCAGGATAAGGTTCTCTAAGCTGTTGAGCGATAAGTTCAAGAAGATGGATTATAAACTTGCAATGAG TGTCTTAAACCCTAAGATCAACTTCACAGAAGTTGATTCTTCGGTAAGTTCAGAAAATGGATATTTAAAGAAACTCGACAGAGTCTTTTCTCCTTATGATATGGAGAGACTCAGAGCGTACACTGACAATCTTGTGGACTTCAATCTG GTTTATGACCTCTGTAAAACTCTAGCACATCACTATTTTCAAGAGAAGCTCCCGGTCACGCTTTCATATGTCCAAGCATCTGTTCTCCTATGCTTGGGCTTGCAGGAGTCTGATTTCTCCACCATCGAG AGACAAATGCAGCTAGAGAGGGGGCAAATACACTCACTTCTATTGAAGGTTGGCAAGAAGTTGTACAAATATTTGAATGGAATCGCAGCTTCGGAGATCGAAGCCACCTTCCCTCGGTTGAAAGAA AGAGTGCTTGAACCTCACAATGTATCTGTAGACGAAGATCTCAAGGAAGGAGCAAAACAAGTCGAG GAACAAATGAGGGCAAAGATAGAATTGGATCCTGAGCTGCTCGAACAATTTGCTATTGGTGACAAAGAAGCTGAAGCTTTGGAGAAGTCTAAGATCTCTTCAAGTGGTATCATCAGTATCGAGACTAGCAAATCTTCTGAATACAAGGCCAAAAAACCAAGTGGGTCTACTGATAAATCAGCCAAAAAGAGGGGCAATGATTATAAGCACTCCTCCAAATCCTACAAGAAGAGAAGAGCCTGA
- the LOC108813158 gene encoding iron-sulfur assembly protein IscA, chloroplastic has protein sequence MMAFAGITTSSNPTFLQLRISTKSFRHVAPRNSISFPRSSYVTLNRRNRLCVRSSSAPAATAVEGLKPAISLTDSALKHLNKMRRERGEDLCLRIGVKQGGCSGMSYTMDFENRANARPDDSTIEYQGFAIVCDPKSMLFLFGMQLDYSDALIGGGFSFSNPNATQTCGCGKSFAAEM, from the exons ATGATGGCGTTCGCTGGAATCACGACTTCTTCGAATCCAACTTTTCTTCAGCTAAGGATTTCTACGAAAAGTTTCCGTCATGTGGCTCCACGTAATTCTATTTCATTTCCTCGTTCTTCATACGTGACTCTCAATCGGAGAAACCGTCTCTGTGTTCGATCCTCCTCTGCTCCAG CGGCAACTGCAGTGGAGGGACTGAAACCGGCGATATCCTTGACGGATAGTGCGCTTAAGCATCTGAATAAGATGAGAAGAGAGCGTGGGGAAGATCTGTGCTTGAGAATTGGTGTGAAACAGGGAGGTTGTTCGGGGATGTCTTACACCATGGACTTTGAGAACAGAGCCAACGCGAGACCAGACGATTCCACCATCGAGTACCAAGGCTTCGCTATAG TTTGTGATCCAAAGAGCATGCTCTTCCTTTTCGGGATGCAGCTTGACTACAGCGATGCTTTGATCGGTGGAGGCTTCTCTTTCTCCAACCCAAACGCTACCCAAACCTGTGGATGTGGCAAATCTTTTGCTGCCGAGATGTGA